The Streptomyces sp. NL15-2K genome contains a region encoding:
- a CDS encoding SDR family oxidoreductase yields the protein MTSVELSGKVALVTGASRGIGYGVAEALIARGDRVCITGRNEEALKEAVEKLGADRVIGVAGKAHDEAHQAVAVERTMAAFGRVDFLVNNAGTNPVFGPIADLDLDVARKVFETNVVSALGFAQKTWHAWQKDNGGAIVNIASVAGVSASPFIGAYGISKAAMINLTLQLAHEYAPKVRVNAIAPAVVKTQFAKALYEGREEEASAAYPLGRLGVPSDIGGAAAFLTSSQSDWITGQTLVVDGGIFLNAGVG from the coding sequence ATGACTTCGGTGGAACTCTCCGGCAAGGTCGCGCTCGTCACGGGCGCCAGCCGAGGCATCGGCTACGGCGTCGCCGAGGCGCTCATCGCGCGCGGTGACCGCGTGTGCATCACCGGCCGCAATGAGGAGGCCCTCAAGGAGGCCGTCGAGAAGCTCGGCGCCGACCGCGTCATCGGCGTCGCCGGCAAGGCCCACGACGAGGCCCACCAGGCCGTCGCCGTCGAGCGGACCATGGCGGCCTTCGGGCGCGTCGACTTCCTGGTCAACAACGCCGGGACCAACCCGGTGTTCGGGCCGATCGCCGACCTCGACCTGGACGTGGCGCGCAAGGTCTTCGAGACCAACGTCGTCTCGGCGCTCGGCTTCGCGCAGAAGACCTGGCACGCCTGGCAGAAGGACAACGGCGGCGCGATCGTCAACATCGCCTCCGTCGCGGGCGTCTCCGCCTCGCCCTTCATCGGCGCGTACGGCATCAGCAAGGCCGCGATGATCAACCTGACCCTCCAGCTGGCGCACGAGTACGCGCCCAAGGTGCGGGTCAACGCGATCGCCCCGGCCGTGGTGAAGACCCAGTTCGCGAAAGCCCTGTACGAGGGCCGGGAGGAGGAGGCCTCCGCGGCCTACCCGCTGGGCCGGCTCGGTGTGCCCTCCGACATCGGCGGCGCCGCCGCGTTCCTCACCTCGTCACAGTCCGACTGGATCACCGGCCAGACGCTCGTCGTGGACGGCGGGATCTTCCTCAACGCCGGCGTGGGCTGA
- a CDS encoding ABC transporter substrate-binding protein has protein sequence MFMRNRYLPPLAALASISMVAGCGVFSSDASGDEAPIVVGTTSAPATLDPAASWDSSWELFRNVYQTLLNYSPGATEPEPDAAERCGFTDDSSTAYSCTLRKDLKFSDGHTLDATAVKHSIDRIKKINVNGGPAGLLGTLSRVQVKGDREVVFHLNQPDATFPLVLTTPAMSIVDPEEYPADALRKDGKVSGSGPYSLASYEEGKKAELVRNDNYNGIADRKNSAVTIRYFQQSDEMVKALKDKQIAVIYRGLGASDTVDIEANQKAEGLQLVENPTTEISYLVFNPSDPWAAKPAVRKAVAQVVDRPALAHNIYKDTVEPLYSMIPRGLVGHTTGFFDEFGAPSVSKAKRILTEAGITDRVPLKLWYTSDRYGSTTKPAFEELKRQLEASGLFTVTLKSRPWKSYVEGYQKGEYPVFGRGWFPDFNDADNFIAPFVGEQNALGTPYDAPEITGKLLPESRAESDRGAVAKQIEEAQQIFVDDARLLPLWQGKQYVAANEEIAGLEKVIDPATMMVMWELYRKASW, from the coding sequence GTGTTCATGCGGAACCGATACCTGCCGCCGCTCGCGGCCCTCGCGTCCATATCCATGGTGGCCGGATGTGGTGTGTTCTCCTCGGATGCCTCCGGAGACGAGGCGCCGATCGTCGTGGGGACCACCAGTGCCCCGGCCACCTTGGATCCCGCGGCTTCCTGGGACAGCTCCTGGGAGCTGTTCCGCAATGTGTACCAAACCCTCCTGAACTACAGCCCCGGTGCGACCGAGCCCGAGCCCGACGCCGCCGAGCGCTGTGGTTTCACGGACGATTCGAGCACCGCGTACAGCTGCACGCTGCGCAAGGACCTGAAGTTCTCCGACGGGCACACGCTGGACGCCACGGCCGTCAAACACTCGATCGACCGGATCAAGAAGATCAACGTCAATGGCGGTCCCGCGGGTCTGCTGGGGACTCTGTCGCGGGTGCAGGTGAAGGGCGACCGTGAGGTCGTCTTCCATCTCAACCAGCCTGACGCGACCTTCCCCCTGGTGCTGACCACGCCCGCCATGTCGATCGTGGATCCCGAGGAGTACCCCGCGGACGCGCTCCGCAAGGACGGAAAGGTCAGCGGCTCGGGGCCCTACAGTCTTGCCTCCTACGAGGAGGGCAAGAAGGCCGAGCTCGTCCGCAACGACAACTACAACGGCATAGCGGACCGCAAGAACAGCGCCGTCACCATCCGCTACTTCCAGCAGTCGGACGAGATGGTCAAGGCCCTCAAGGACAAGCAGATCGCTGTCATCTACCGCGGTCTCGGCGCCTCGGACACCGTGGACATCGAGGCCAACCAGAAGGCGGAGGGGCTCCAGCTCGTCGAGAACCCCACCACCGAGATCAGTTACCTGGTCTTCAACCCCAGCGACCCGTGGGCCGCGAAGCCCGCGGTCCGCAAGGCGGTCGCCCAGGTCGTCGACCGCCCGGCGCTCGCGCACAACATCTACAAGGACACCGTCGAGCCGCTGTACTCCATGATCCCCAGGGGTCTGGTGGGCCACACCACGGGCTTCTTCGACGAATTCGGTGCCCCCAGTGTGTCGAAGGCCAAGCGGATCCTCACGGAAGCGGGCATCACCGATCGGGTCCCGCTGAAGCTCTGGTACACGAGCGACCGCTACGGCTCGACGACCAAGCCCGCCTTCGAGGAGCTGAAGCGGCAGCTCGAGGCCTCCGGCTTGTTCACGGTCACCCTCAAGAGCCGCCCCTGGAAGAGCTACGTGGAGGGATACCAGAAGGGCGAGTACCCGGTGTTCGGGCGTGGTTGGTTCCCCGACTTCAACGACGCCGACAACTTCATCGCGCCCTTCGTGGGCGAGCAGAACGCGCTCGGTACCCCGTACGACGCACCCGAGATCACCGGCAAGCTGTTGCCGGAGTCGCGCGCGGAGAGCGACCGCGGGGCCGTGGCCAAGCAGATCGAGGAGGCCCAGCAGATCTTCGTGGACGACGCGCGGTTGCTGCCTCTGTGGCAGGGCAAGCAGTACGTGGCCGCGAACGAGGAGATCGCGGGTCTGGAGAAGGTCATCGACCCGGCGACGATGATGGTCATGTGGGAGCTGTACCGGAAGGCCAGCTGGTAG
- a CDS encoding DinB family protein, with product MTTERREPATNADERTMLEGWLEYHRQTLAWKCEGLTDAQLRTASVEPSELSLMGLVRHMAEVERSWFRRVLVNDDAGPIYYSDADPEGEFHLTEADTWEEAYGTWQAEIEAARRNAARFALDDISEGKHRRSGERFNLRWIHTHMIEEYARHNGHADLLRERIDGATGD from the coding sequence ATGACCACCGAACGCCGTGAACCCGCCACCAACGCCGATGAACGCACCATGCTGGAGGGCTGGCTGGAGTACCACCGGCAGACCCTGGCGTGGAAGTGCGAGGGCCTGACCGACGCCCAGCTCAGGACCGCCTCGGTGGAGCCGTCCGAGCTGTCCCTGATGGGGCTGGTGCGGCACATGGCGGAGGTGGAGAGGAGCTGGTTCCGCAGAGTTCTGGTGAACGACGACGCGGGACCCATCTACTACAGCGACGCCGACCCGGAGGGCGAGTTCCACCTCACCGAGGCGGACACCTGGGAGGAGGCGTACGGCACCTGGCAGGCGGAGATCGAGGCCGCCCGGCGCAACGCGGCCCGGTTCGCTCTGGACGACATCTCCGAGGGCAAGCACCGACGCTCCGGCGAGCGCTTCAACCTGCGTTGGATCCACACCCACATGATCGAGGAGTACGCGCGCCACAACGGCCACGCCGACCTGCTCCGCGAGCGCATCGACGGCGCCACGGGCGACTGA
- a CDS encoding class I SAM-dependent methyltransferase, whose protein sequence is MASTVSHHTGTRITDAASTERITADIERRLRAADRLVLPLEDTLELLHHLQQFELGRFLLHNRGLNGYWTSYIFRNRPKGPVTPLEHWLLNNSLLCQARERYHRFRELIAEHVTDGATLASVPCGVMDDLLEQDYRNVTGTRLVGVDLDTESLRYAEENAQRHGLAEHTSFRHEDAWNLGAEAEFDLVVSNGLNMYESDPARLTDLYRSFHRALRPGGRLLISFLTPPPPPPWEAPEHAAAWAKYRIGEDDLRRELSIMGDIVQATYLNFASESDVRSQLEAAGLTVQAVRYNAGGVLPIAIAVKQ, encoded by the coding sequence ATGGCATCCACCGTTTCCCACCACACCGGCACCAGGATCACCGACGCGGCCTCGACCGAGCGGATCACGGCGGACATCGAACGCCGGCTGCGCGCCGCCGACCGGCTCGTCCTGCCCCTGGAGGACACCCTCGAACTCCTCCATCACCTCCAGCAGTTCGAGCTGGGCCGCTTCCTGCTGCACAACCGCGGCCTGAACGGCTACTGGACGTCGTACATCTTCCGCAACCGACCCAAGGGCCCCGTCACCCCGCTGGAACACTGGCTGCTCAACAACTCCCTGCTGTGCCAGGCCCGCGAGCGCTACCACCGCTTCAGGGAACTGATCGCCGAGCACGTCACCGACGGCGCCACCCTCGCGTCCGTCCCGTGCGGCGTCATGGACGACCTGCTCGAACAGGACTACCGGAACGTGACCGGCACCCGGCTGGTGGGCGTCGACCTCGACACCGAGTCCCTGCGCTACGCCGAGGAGAACGCCCAGCGTCACGGGCTCGCCGAGCACACCTCCTTCCGCCACGAGGACGCCTGGAACCTCGGCGCGGAGGCGGAGTTCGACCTCGTGGTCAGCAACGGACTGAACATGTACGAGTCCGATCCGGCGCGGCTGACGGACCTGTACCGCTCCTTCCACAGGGCGCTGCGGCCCGGCGGCCGGCTGCTGATCAGCTTCCTGACCCCGCCGCCCCCACCGCCGTGGGAGGCCCCGGAGCACGCCGCCGCCTGGGCGAAGTACCGGATCGGCGAGGACGATCTGCGCCGCGAGCTGTCCATCATGGGCGACATCGTCCAGGCGACCTACCTCAACTTCGCGAGCGAGAGCGACGTGCGCTCCCAGCTGGAGGCGGCCGGCCTCACCGTCCAGGCGGTCCGCTACAACGCCGGCGGCGTCCTGCCCATCGCCATCGCGGTCAAGCAGTGA
- the fabG gene encoding 3-oxoacyl-ACP reductase FabG, producing MSSTEQRVAVVTGGARGIGAATAVRLAAEGRAVAVIDLDEAACKDTVEKITAAGGKALAVGCDVSDEAQVEAAVARIAQELGAPTILVNNAGVLRDNLLFKMSVSEWDTVMNVHLRGAFLMSKACQKHMVDAGFGRIVNLSSSSALGNRGQVNYSAAKAGLQGFTKTLAKELGKFGITANAVAPGFIATEMTKATADRVGMGFEDFKAAAATQIPVQRVGEPDDIANAIAFFTGEAAGFVSGQVLYVAGGPLD from the coding sequence ATGTCCAGCACTGAGCAGCGGGTCGCCGTGGTCACCGGAGGGGCGCGCGGCATCGGCGCCGCCACCGCCGTACGACTGGCCGCCGAGGGCCGCGCGGTCGCCGTGATCGACCTCGACGAGGCCGCCTGCAAGGACACCGTGGAGAAGATCACCGCGGCGGGCGGCAAGGCCCTCGCGGTCGGCTGCGACGTGTCCGACGAGGCACAGGTCGAGGCGGCCGTGGCGCGCATCGCCCAGGAGCTCGGCGCGCCGACCATCCTGGTCAACAACGCGGGCGTGCTGCGCGACAACCTGCTGTTCAAGATGAGCGTCTCCGAGTGGGACACGGTCATGAACGTGCACCTGCGCGGCGCCTTCCTGATGTCGAAGGCCTGCCAGAAGCACATGGTCGACGCGGGCTTCGGCCGGATCGTCAACCTCTCCTCGTCCTCCGCGCTCGGCAACCGCGGCCAGGTCAACTACTCCGCCGCCAAGGCCGGACTGCAGGGCTTCACCAAGACCCTCGCCAAGGAACTCGGCAAGTTCGGCATCACGGCCAACGCCGTCGCCCCCGGCTTCATCGCCACCGAGATGACCAAGGCCACCGCCGACCGCGTCGGCATGGGCTTCGAGGACTTCAAGGCCGCGGCCGCCACCCAGATCCCGGTGCAGCGCGTCGGCGAGCCGGACGACATCGCCAACGCGATCGCCTTCTTCACGGGCGAGGCCGCCGGGTTCGTCTCCGGTCAGGTCCTGTACGTCGCCGGCGGACCGCTCGACTAG
- a CDS encoding HipA family kinase, producing MLKEVTATRYITPLREGGSLPGLVEADDHGTYVMKFTGAGQGRKTLVAEVVCGELARRLGFRMPRLVTIDLDPVLGLGEPDQQVQELLKSSGGTNLGMDFLSGALGFDPLAFAVSPEEAGRIVWFDALVNNVDRSWRNPNLLMWRGEVWLIDHGATMIWHHNWPGAETSAARPYDASDHALEPFAPDVARAAAELAPLVTEELLAEVTSEIPDAWLADEPGFDTPDALRQAYARPLLARASVIHDRIEGAK from the coding sequence ATGCTGAAAGAGGTCACCGCGACCCGCTACATCACGCCCCTGCGTGAGGGCGGGTCGCTGCCGGGGCTCGTCGAGGCCGACGACCACGGGACGTACGTCATGAAATTCACCGGCGCCGGGCAGGGCCGCAAGACGCTGGTCGCGGAGGTCGTCTGCGGGGAACTCGCCCGCCGGCTCGGCTTCCGGATGCCCCGGCTGGTGACGATCGACCTCGACCCGGTGCTGGGGCTCGGCGAACCCGACCAGCAGGTGCAGGAGCTGCTGAAGTCCAGCGGCGGCACCAACCTCGGCATGGACTTCCTGTCCGGCGCGCTCGGCTTCGACCCCCTCGCCTTCGCGGTGAGCCCCGAGGAAGCCGGGCGGATCGTCTGGTTCGACGCCCTGGTGAACAACGTCGACCGCTCCTGGCGCAACCCCAACCTGCTGATGTGGCGGGGCGAGGTGTGGCTCATCGACCACGGCGCCACCATGATCTGGCACCACAACTGGCCCGGCGCCGAGACCTCCGCCGCCCGGCCGTACGACGCCTCGGACCACGCCCTCGAGCCCTTCGCGCCGGATGTCGCCCGGGCCGCCGCCGAACTGGCGCCGCTGGTCACCGAGGAACTCCTCGCCGAGGTCACCTCCGAGATCCCGGACGCCTGGCTGGCCGACGAGCCCGGCTTCGACACGCCGGACGCCCTCCGGCAGGCCTACGCGCGGCCCCTGCTGGCCCGGGCCAGCGTCATCCACGACCGCATCGAGGGGGCCAAGTGA
- a CDS encoding tetratricopeptide repeat protein, with translation MAERQEQTAADAVMTRIGQVVILHHAGDREEARHRFLDLWAEIGEYGDPLHRCTLAHYLADTQDDPWDELAWDLRALAAAEELTGDRLAEHEGTLAVRALYPSLHLNLAADYVKLGRAETARTHLRRARGAADELGDDRYGDGVRAAISRLELRLGEGDSSGGGAWGPPRQRP, from the coding sequence GTGGCCGAACGACAGGAGCAGACGGCCGCGGACGCCGTGATGACGCGGATCGGGCAGGTCGTCATCCTGCACCACGCGGGGGACCGCGAGGAGGCCCGGCACCGTTTCCTCGACCTGTGGGCGGAGATCGGCGAGTACGGCGACCCGCTGCACCGCTGCACCCTCGCGCACTACCTGGCCGACACCCAGGACGATCCCTGGGACGAACTCGCCTGGGACCTCCGGGCACTGGCGGCCGCCGAGGAACTGACGGGGGACCGGCTCGCCGAGCACGAGGGGACGCTCGCGGTGCGGGCGCTGTATCCCTCCCTGCACCTGAATCTGGCCGCCGACTATGTGAAGCTCGGCCGCGCGGAGACCGCCCGCACGCATCTGCGCCGGGCGCGGGGAGCGGCCGATGAGCTCGGCGACGACCGGTACGGGGACGGGGTGCGGGCGGCGATCAGCCGGTTGGAGCTGCGGCTGGGCGAGGGGGACTCCTCCGGTGGGGGAGCCTGGGGGCCGCCGCGACAGCGACCCTGA
- a CDS encoding DUF3037 domain-containing protein yields MSERHIIKPGQGSGRDVFEYALLRVVPRVERGECVNAGVLVYCRAQAYVGARTHLDEARLLALDPAVDVAGVRAALRAVEGVCAGGEAAGQAARDDAGRRFRWLIAPRSTVVQPGPVHTGLTTDPAAEADRLLDLLVR; encoded by the coding sequence GTGAGCGAGCGCCACATCATCAAGCCGGGGCAGGGCAGCGGCCGGGACGTCTTCGAGTACGCCCTCCTGCGCGTCGTACCCCGCGTCGAGCGCGGCGAGTGTGTCAACGCGGGCGTGCTGGTGTACTGCCGCGCCCAGGCCTACGTCGGCGCGCGTACCCACCTCGACGAGGCGCGGCTGCTGGCGCTCGACCCGGCCGTGGACGTGGCCGGTGTGCGCGCCGCGCTCCGCGCCGTCGAAGGGGTCTGCGCCGGCGGGGAGGCGGCGGGGCAGGCCGCGCGCGACGACGCGGGGCGGCGTTTCCGCTGGCTCATCGCGCCTCGTTCGACGGTCGTCCAGCCGGGGCCCGTGCACACGGGACTGACCACCGATCCGGCCGCGGAGGCGGACCGGTTGCTGGACCTCCTGGTCAGGTAA
- the ung gene encoding uracil-DNA glycosylase: MTDIAMLPESWRGVLGNELQQPYFKELTEFVEEERAKGPVYPPREEVFAALDATPYERVKVLVLGQDPYHGEGQGHGLCFSVRPGVKTPPSLRNIYKEMQEELGLPVPDNGYLMPWARQGVLLLNAVLTVRAGEANSHKGRGWEKFTDAVIRAVADRPDPAVFVLWGNYAQKKLPLIDETRHVVVKGAHPSPLSAKKFFGSRPFTQINQAVARQGHEPIDWRIPNLG, from the coding sequence GTGACCGACATCGCCATGCTGCCCGAGTCCTGGCGCGGGGTCCTGGGCAACGAGCTCCAGCAGCCCTACTTCAAGGAGCTGACGGAGTTCGTCGAGGAGGAGCGGGCGAAGGGTCCCGTCTACCCTCCGCGCGAGGAGGTCTTCGCCGCGCTGGACGCCACGCCGTACGAGCGGGTGAAGGTCCTCGTCCTCGGCCAGGACCCGTACCACGGCGAGGGCCAGGGCCACGGCCTGTGCTTCTCGGTCCGTCCCGGGGTGAAGACGCCGCCGTCGCTGCGCAACATCTACAAGGAGATGCAGGAGGAGCTCGGCCTGCCCGTCCCGGACAACGGCTATCTGATGCCCTGGGCACGACAGGGCGTCCTGCTGCTCAACGCGGTGCTCACGGTCCGGGCCGGCGAGGCCAACTCGCACAAGGGCCGCGGCTGGGAGAAGTTCACCGACGCGGTGATCCGCGCGGTGGCCGACCGGCCCGACCCGGCGGTCTTCGTGCTGTGGGGCAACTACGCGCAGAAGAAGCTCCCGCTGATCGACGAGACGCGGCACGTGGTCGTCAAGGGCGCTCACCCCTCCCCGCTGTCGGCGAAGAAGTTCTTCGGCTCGCGTCCGTTCACGCAGATCAACCAGGCGGTCGCGCGGCAGGGCCACGAGCCGATCGACTGGCGCATCCCGAACCTCGGCTGA
- a CDS encoding site-specific integrase — protein MFEGSVVCAAVTPLREGITTLSIPTAADDDTLTNAFQFHVTDGDRAAARPSACRSLHLLAPDEGEAGDALIVGMGRTVALFDLGTAVVVVVGGASSSYACCAGGGRRREGGPLRDLGSARPGGAHRARAEPGLKQSVRRAATDEERGEFVDPRDGSITLADYIAMHWAPGRGGAPKTRQNQERRARLHIIPHLGQLPLRNITAADLRAYIAKLESTVSSVDYQRGILSELSSILEAAVDDKRLAGNPMHAKSVRWPKAPQERREAWLLATALRVRDVINPRNRITVVLGLGCGLRQGEVFGLSPEDIDFAKGALHVRRQVQAIKGRLHFTLPKGKKTRVVDMPSSVAEELKRHVETFPPVEVELPWGKPEGPGRKFSLLVTTRFGNAVAVNTWNTYTWKPALAEAGIIPPRAKGAKPWQWAAAPKDGFHVLRHTYASLMLEAGESVVTLARWLGHSSPAITLGYYAHFMPEAGSKGRTAIDGLLGMRGEVHASRNSPDSPQGR, from the coding sequence GTGTTTGAAGGCTCGGTGGTGTGCGCGGCCGTCACCCCACTGCGTGAGGGCATCACCACTCTCAGTATCCCCACCGCCGCCGATGACGACACCCTGACCAACGCGTTCCAGTTCCACGTCACCGACGGCGACCGGGCCGCTGCCAGGCCGTCCGCTTGCCGGAGTCTGCACCTGCTGGCGCCGGATGAGGGCGAGGCGGGAGACGCCCTGATCGTGGGGATGGGCCGCACCGTCGCGCTCTTTGACCTTGGGACGGCCGTAGTCGTGGTCGTGGGCGGGGCATCCTCGTCGTACGCGTGCTGCGCAGGCGGCGGCCGACGGCGAGAAGGAGGGCCATTGCGTGATCTGGGCTCGGCACGACCCGGCGGCGCTCACCGGGCACGAGCCGAGCCCGGCCTGAAGCAGTCCGTTCGTCGGGCAGCCACGGACGAGGAGCGCGGCGAGTTTGTGGACCCGCGCGACGGATCCATCACGCTGGCCGACTACATCGCGATGCACTGGGCGCCGGGGAGAGGCGGTGCTCCGAAGACCCGGCAGAACCAGGAGCGGCGAGCGCGACTGCACATCATTCCGCACCTGGGCCAACTCCCCCTCAGGAACATCACGGCGGCGGATCTGCGCGCGTACATAGCCAAGTTGGAGTCAACCGTCTCCTCGGTCGACTACCAGCGCGGCATCCTGTCCGAGCTCTCCTCCATTCTTGAGGCGGCCGTCGATGACAAGCGGCTTGCCGGGAACCCTATGCACGCGAAGTCCGTGCGGTGGCCCAAGGCGCCACAGGAGCGCCGCGAGGCTTGGCTGTTGGCGACGGCGCTGCGAGTCCGCGACGTCATCAACCCGCGCAACCGGATAACCGTCGTCCTCGGTCTGGGGTGCGGGCTCCGTCAGGGCGAGGTGTTCGGTCTGAGCCCGGAGGACATCGACTTCGCTAAAGGCGCACTTCATGTCCGCCGCCAAGTCCAGGCGATCAAAGGGAGGCTGCACTTCACCCTGCCCAAGGGGAAGAAGACCCGTGTCGTCGACATGCCCTCCTCAGTCGCCGAGGAGTTGAAGCGCCACGTCGAGACATTCCCGCCGGTGGAAGTGGAGCTCCCATGGGGGAAGCCGGAGGGGCCGGGGAGGAAGTTCTCGCTGCTCGTCACCACACGATTCGGCAACGCCGTCGCGGTGAATACGTGGAACACCTACACCTGGAAGCCCGCGTTGGCCGAGGCCGGCATCATCCCGCCGCGCGCCAAGGGAGCGAAACCCTGGCAGTGGGCGGCGGCCCCCAAGGACGGCTTCCACGTGCTGCGGCACACCTATGCCTCGCTGATGCTGGAGGCCGGAGAGTCCGTCGTGACCTTGGCGCGGTGGCTCGGGCACTCTTCGCCCGCGATCACCCTTGGTTACTATGCTCACTTCATGCCGGAGGCAGGAAGCAAGGGGCGAACCGCCATCGACGGACTGCTCGGGATGCGGGGAGAGGTGCATGCCAGTCGAAACTCCCCAGATTCTCCCCAGGGCCGTTGA
- a CDS encoding ABC-F family ATP-binding cassette domain-containing protein, which produces MITATDLELRVGARVLLQPSSFRIAKGDRIGLIGRNGAGKTTLTKCLAGEGPSAGGTVTRSGAVGYLPQDPRTGDPDVLALDRILSARALDTVMRAMRDCQHRLADGPDTARQKALRTYERLESEFLAKGGYAAEAEAATIAASLGLPDRILDQPLRTLSGGQRRRVELARILFSDADVLLLDEPTNHLDADSILWLRDFLKRYQGGFVVISHDVDLIETTVNKVFRLDANRCALDIYNMGWKRYQAQSSADERRRRRERSNAERKAAALTYQANRLRAGTKAVAAQNMARRAERLLAGLEEERRADKVARLRFPEPAPCGKTPLTAEGLSKAYGSLEVFAGVDLAIDKGSRVVILGLNGAGKTTLLRLLAGVEKPDTGQVVAGHGLKIGYYAQEHETLDSGRTVLENMRASAPGLDLGELRKVLGSFLFSGDDVDKPAGVLSGGEKTRLALATLVVSSANVLLLDEPTNNLDPASREEILGALRTYQGSVVLVTHDEGAVEALQPERIILLPDGVEDMWNDTYADLVALA; this is translated from the coding sequence GTGATCACCGCCACCGACCTCGAACTGCGCGTCGGCGCCCGCGTCCTGCTCCAGCCGTCGTCCTTCCGCATCGCCAAGGGCGACCGCATCGGCCTCATCGGCCGCAACGGCGCGGGCAAGACCACCCTCACCAAGTGCCTGGCCGGCGAAGGCCCTTCGGCCGGCGGCACCGTCACCCGCTCCGGGGCGGTCGGCTATCTGCCGCAGGACCCGCGCACCGGGGACCCGGACGTCCTGGCGCTGGACCGGATCCTGTCCGCACGCGCACTGGACACGGTGATGCGGGCCATGCGCGACTGCCAGCACCGCCTCGCGGACGGACCCGACACCGCCCGGCAGAAGGCACTGCGCACCTACGAGCGGCTGGAGAGCGAGTTCCTCGCCAAGGGCGGCTACGCCGCCGAGGCCGAGGCCGCCACCATCGCCGCCAGCCTCGGCCTGCCCGACCGGATCCTGGACCAGCCGCTGCGCACCCTGTCCGGCGGCCAGCGCAGGCGCGTGGAACTGGCCCGCATCCTGTTCTCCGACGCCGACGTGCTGCTGCTGGACGAGCCCACCAACCACCTCGACGCCGACTCCATCCTGTGGCTGCGCGACTTCCTCAAGCGCTACCAGGGCGGGTTCGTCGTCATCTCCCACGACGTCGACCTGATCGAGACGACGGTCAACAAGGTGTTCCGCCTGGACGCGAACCGCTGCGCCCTGGACATCTACAACATGGGCTGGAAGCGGTACCAGGCCCAGAGCAGCGCCGACGAGCGCCGCCGGCGGCGGGAACGCAGCAACGCCGAGCGAAAGGCCGCCGCCCTCACCTATCAGGCCAACCGGCTGCGCGCGGGGACCAAAGCGGTCGCCGCGCAGAACATGGCCCGGCGCGCGGAACGACTGCTGGCGGGCCTGGAGGAGGAGCGGCGTGCCGACAAGGTGGCCAGGCTCCGCTTCCCCGAACCGGCACCCTGCGGCAAGACGCCACTGACGGCCGAGGGCCTGTCGAAGGCGTACGGCTCACTGGAGGTCTTCGCCGGCGTCGACCTGGCCATCGACAAGGGCTCCCGCGTGGTGATCCTCGGCCTCAACGGCGCCGGGAAAACCACCCTGCTGCGGCTCCTGGCCGGCGTGGAGAAACCCGACACCGGCCAAGTGGTCGCGGGCCACGGCCTGAAGATCGGCTACTACGCGCAGGAGCACGAGACTCTGGACTCCGGCCGCACGGTGCTGGAGAACATGCGCGCGTCTGCACCCGGCCTGGACCTGGGGGAACTCCGCAAGGTCCTCGGGTCGTTCCTGTTCTCCGGCGACGACGTCGACAAGCCGGCGGGTGTGCTGTCCGGAGGCGAGAAGACCCGACTGGCGCTGGCCACCCTGGTCGTCTCCTCGGCCAATGTGCTGCTGCTGGACGAGCCGACCAACAACCTCGACCCGGCCAGCCGTGAAGAGATCCTCGGCGCGCTGCGCACCTACCAGGGCTCCGTCGTCCTCGTCACACACGACGAGGGCGCCGTCGAGGCACTCCAGCCGGAGCGCATCATCCTGCTGCCCGACGGGGTGGAGGACATGTGGAACGATACGTACGCCGATCTAGTGGCACTGGCCTGA